The following coding sequences are from one bacterium SCSIO 12741 window:
- a CDS encoding class I SAM-dependent methyltransferase, with the protein MKEFWNDRYGQDEYTYGKEPNVFIQETLPTLTPGKILFPADGEGRNSVFAAELGWDVSAFDYSSRGKEKADSLATSKGVKVDFTIQSFLQEEYAPEEFDAIGLTYVHFPVAIKTTMHERLDSYLKVGGYVVLEAYSKEHRELNKLNPDLGGPPDAEVMYSLEEIERDFKNYEFVTLEKRMVQLKEGFGHVGESSVIRFIGRKVAPR; encoded by the coding sequence ATGAAAGAATTCTGGAACGACCGGTACGGACAAGACGAATACACTTATGGCAAAGAACCCAATGTGTTTATTCAGGAGACCTTGCCTACCCTAACACCCGGAAAAATTTTGTTTCCAGCCGATGGTGAAGGCCGTAACTCGGTATTTGCTGCTGAACTGGGTTGGGATGTTTCGGCCTTTGACTATAGCTCAAGGGGTAAGGAAAAAGCGGATAGCCTGGCCACTTCGAAAGGAGTAAAAGTTGACTTTACCATTCAGAGTTTTCTTCAGGAAGAATATGCCCCGGAAGAATTTGACGCCATTGGATTGACCTATGTTCATTTTCCGGTGGCCATTAAAACCACCATGCATGAGCGCCTGGATAGTTACCTCAAAGTGGGCGGATATGTAGTACTTGAAGCCTACAGCAAGGAGCATCGTGAATTAAACAAGCTAAACCCTGACTTGGGTGGACCTCCGGATGCAGAAGTAATGTACTCACTTGAAGAAATTGAACGTGACTTTAAGAACTACGAATTTGTTACTTTGGAAAAACGAATGGTTCAACTTAAGGAGGGCTTTGGGCACGTCGGTGAAAGTTCAGTCATCCGTTTTATCGGTCGAAAAGTCGCTCCGCGTTAA
- a CDS encoding helix-turn-helix domain-containing protein, with protein MTNIVHIQSISQLHKFMGHSKPMHPAVSFVRFSEMNVPKDLTFEKASAEFYIISLKTMPGQLKYGRNYYDFEEGTLTFSAPNQVMYPSHLMADIEDVEGWSLFFHPDILFGTQLGKTIHDYSFFSYDVNEALHLSDAERQKIEDCIQNIVDEYNQNLDRHSQELIVSNLELLLNYCHRFYDRQFFTRKKQNHGVVSEIESLLSSYFNSEAPLSKGLPSVKYCADHVNLSPNYLSDLLKKETGKSTKEHIDYFLIDKAKNLLLNSELNISEIAYELGFEQPKSFSNLFKKKTGVSPKEFRLN; from the coding sequence ATGACAAACATTGTCCACATTCAATCCATCAGTCAGCTCCACAAATTCATGGGGCACTCGAAGCCCATGCACCCGGCCGTTTCATTCGTTCGATTTTCGGAAATGAATGTGCCCAAAGACCTGACTTTTGAAAAGGCCAGTGCAGAGTTTTACATCATTTCGCTCAAGACCATGCCCGGGCAACTTAAGTATGGGAGAAACTACTACGATTTTGAAGAAGGAACACTCACTTTTTCAGCGCCTAATCAGGTGATGTATCCCTCCCACTTAATGGCCGACATTGAAGATGTGGAGGGTTGGAGTTTGTTTTTTCACCCGGACATTTTGTTTGGAACTCAACTGGGCAAAACAATCCACGACTACAGTTTCTTTTCCTACGATGTAAACGAAGCGCTCCACCTTTCGGATGCCGAGCGGCAAAAAATAGAAGACTGTATTCAGAACATTGTGGATGAATACAACCAAAACCTGGATCGTCATTCGCAAGAACTCATTGTTTCTAATCTGGAGCTGCTGTTGAACTACTGCCATCGGTTTTACGATCGTCAATTCTTTACCCGGAAAAAACAAAACCACGGTGTGGTGAGCGAGATTGAGAGCCTGCTCAGTTCCTACTTCAACTCAGAAGCCCCTTTGAGCAAGGGATTACCATCAGTAAAGTATTGCGCCGACCATGTGAATCTCTCCCCCAATTACTTGAGTGACTTGCTCAAAAAAGAAACCGGTAAAAGCACCAAGGAGCACATCGACTACTTCCTTATCGATAAGGCTAAAAATCTGCTTCTAAACAGCGAACTCAACATCAGCGAAATCGCTTACGAACTTGGGTTTGAGCAGCCGAAATCCTTTAGCAATCTCTTTAAGAAAAAGACAGGCGTATCTCCCAAGGAGTTTCGACTCAACTAA